The following are encoded together in the Flavihumibacter fluvii genome:
- a CDS encoding HD domain-containing protein, with amino-acid sequence MTESGFQAIHASIVQRLSTGLDSRLTYHNLAHTLDVLDQSLRISLAENISDPHQLLLIRIAALFHDTGFLFEYSGHEARSCVIMREALKDTSITEKELNQISGMIMATKIPQSPTNLMEQIICDADLDYLGREDFPPISNNLKQEFLEYGVIKSEEAWDPLQIGFLEKHQYFTLTSNRTRAPKKNEYLAMLKKQKAQ; translated from the coding sequence ATGACTGAATCAGGATTTCAGGCCATACATGCGTCTATTGTACAACGATTGTCAACAGGATTGGATTCACGTTTAACCTATCACAACCTGGCACATACGCTGGATGTATTGGACCAGTCTTTAAGAATTTCGCTTGCGGAAAACATTTCTGACCCGCACCAATTATTATTGATCAGGATTGCCGCCCTCTTCCATGATACTGGGTTCTTATTTGAATACAGTGGGCATGAAGCGAGGTCTTGTGTAATAATGCGGGAAGCACTTAAAGATACTTCCATTACCGAGAAAGAACTGAACCAGATCAGCGGAATGATTATGGCCACAAAAATTCCGCAAAGTCCGACCAACCTGATGGAACAAATCATCTGTGATGCAGACCTGGACTATCTTGGAAGGGAAGATTTTCCACCCATCAGCAATAATCTTAAACAGGAATTCCTTGAATATGGTGTAATTAAAAGTGAAGAAGCCTGGGACCCATTACAGATCGGCTTCCTTGAAAAGCACCAGTATTTTACACTAACATCCAATAGAACCCGTGCACCAAAGAAAAACGAATACCTGGCCATGTTGAAAAAACAAAAAGCCCAATAG
- a CDS encoding HEAT repeat domain-containing protein: MKSNQFWLKLLNVHTNEWGVVRKLFWLQFFQGAGITFFFSAEFSRFLDKFPVYQLPWVMVIASFMLWIAGFIYSKLEHIIPFKTFNIAMIVLMALSMLMVRVGSNYFSGDWFDYVSFAWFYVLYLLNNLEFWGIAAQLFDIRQSKRLFGVVSAGEIPAKFVGYTLAYFIVGFTGTLNLLLIGVFCMICSIPFFLHIAKTEEGAFKNDHGHGHKHVHHAHKNKVGNLVSNYFNNKIIFRIALISLLSTACLFIVNYGFYAKVKEAYHDDVELAKFIAFFMAILRIAALITKILFTGRLATNLGVRKSLFIMPVTMMVMVGIILVSGFTSNNVHILFYQFGALAIAVDVLKISINSPILLAAMQPLPTHERLRAHNIVKGIMDPFATLFCGILLISLFWIQGEINLITLCYFLIIIGIIWLVGVIRVNKVYLNMLVNTISSRFFSQEEFTLNDPQTVQKIKEKINTGTYPEVLSILQMVSTKQNPLSAELLGNFLQHPSGEVRLEAVRLIGSKQINTLKDELNTVLIHDSNEAVKGEAIKTICRLTENTPELLAYLNHPDSVIRQAAITGMLSNNRAANKETAEKELHLLLRSEHPEERDIALKILQEVKDDYDHPDHALLIESNHPETRKKAIDAIGRGALHESLDALTRQLGKQNKQVYKALQNAGEKAIPFIKNVLTIEKTGNSTRHQLIRLCGKIGGSNAHHLLLQLLQVSPAESPVIIKALYRSKFVADKKDIRALLEEFCKAYIRYAVELLHMQKILPKTEIPATLIYNSVQIELLEIRETLLCLFSLLYDREQIRKVRTGLNANQRSSIANAMEIIELTVRKDIGKYFNILYEDVPLDRKCDDLKFLNEDINYQQTNQVLRRILSEQPIAYQDWTKACSMYISKKYHLDIDRRLLDKFLVADNLMLQETAIYARA, translated from the coding sequence ATGAAATCCAACCAATTTTGGTTGAAATTACTCAATGTGCACACCAATGAATGGGGTGTGGTACGGAAGTTATTCTGGTTACAGTTTTTCCAGGGGGCCGGTATTACATTCTTTTTCTCAGCTGAATTCTCCAGATTCCTTGACAAATTTCCGGTTTACCAACTTCCCTGGGTAATGGTGATCGCATCATTTATGCTTTGGATCGCTGGTTTCATCTATTCAAAACTGGAACATATTATTCCATTTAAAACCTTCAATATTGCAATGATCGTTTTAATGGCCTTAAGTATGTTAATGGTCAGGGTAGGCAGTAATTATTTTTCCGGCGACTGGTTTGATTATGTCAGTTTTGCCTGGTTTTATGTGTTATACCTTCTCAATAATCTTGAATTTTGGGGAATTGCTGCACAGCTCTTCGATATAAGACAAAGCAAAAGACTATTCGGTGTTGTAAGTGCCGGGGAAATTCCTGCCAAATTTGTTGGGTATACGCTGGCATACTTTATTGTGGGATTTACGGGGACATTGAACTTATTATTGATTGGCGTCTTTTGCATGATTTGCTCTATACCTTTTTTTTTACATATTGCGAAAACTGAAGAGGGGGCCTTTAAAAATGACCATGGACATGGACACAAACATGTTCATCATGCCCATAAAAACAAGGTTGGCAACCTGGTGTCTAATTATTTCAATAATAAGATCATTTTTCGCATTGCCCTGATCTCACTATTGTCAACAGCCTGCTTATTCATCGTCAATTATGGGTTTTACGCAAAAGTTAAAGAGGCCTACCATGATGATGTTGAGCTGGCTAAATTCATTGCCTTTTTCATGGCTATACTCAGGATTGCGGCACTCATTACAAAAATCCTGTTCACAGGAAGACTGGCTACTAACCTGGGTGTACGGAAGTCACTTTTTATTATGCCGGTAACGATGATGGTAATGGTGGGTATTATATTGGTAAGTGGTTTCACATCCAATAACGTCCATATCTTGTTTTACCAGTTTGGTGCCCTTGCCATAGCCGTAGATGTTTTGAAGATATCCATTAATTCCCCGATTCTGCTTGCAGCCATGCAGCCTTTGCCGACCCACGAAAGGTTAAGGGCACATAATATTGTAAAAGGAATAATGGATCCATTTGCAACATTATTTTGCGGGATATTACTCATTTCCCTTTTCTGGATACAGGGTGAAATCAATTTAATCACCCTTTGCTATTTTCTGATAATAATTGGCATTATTTGGTTAGTAGGTGTAATAAGGGTAAACAAAGTATACCTTAATATGCTGGTGAATACCATAAGTAGCAGGTTTTTCAGCCAGGAGGAGTTCACTTTAAATGATCCACAGACCGTCCAGAAAATAAAAGAAAAAATCAATACGGGGACTTACCCGGAAGTACTGAGTATTTTACAAATGGTCAGCACCAAACAGAACCCCCTTTCTGCAGAATTATTGGGGAATTTTTTACAACACCCTTCCGGGGAAGTCAGACTGGAAGCAGTTCGCCTCATTGGGAGCAAACAAATAAATACATTAAAGGATGAATTAAATACTGTACTCATTCATGATTCAAACGAAGCCGTTAAGGGTGAAGCTATCAAAACAATTTGCCGGCTTACAGAAAATACTCCTGAATTATTGGCCTATCTCAATCATCCGGATAGTGTCATCCGCCAGGCTGCAATTACTGGTATGTTAAGCAATAACAGAGCTGCAAACAAAGAAACCGCTGAGAAGGAACTCCATTTGCTACTTAGAAGTGAACACCCGGAAGAGCGGGATATTGCCCTTAAAATTTTGCAGGAAGTAAAGGATGATTATGACCATCCCGACCATGCTCTATTAATTGAAAGTAACCATCCTGAAACCCGAAAAAAAGCCATTGATGCTATTGGTAGAGGCGCTTTGCATGAAAGTCTCGATGCTTTAACCAGGCAATTGGGAAAACAAAACAAGCAAGTGTATAAAGCCTTGCAAAATGCCGGAGAAAAAGCGATTCCTTTTATCAAGAATGTCCTGACTATTGAAAAAACAGGAAACAGTACCCGCCACCAGTTGATCAGATTATGTGGAAAAATAGGTGGCAGTAATGCCCATCATTTATTACTTCAATTATTACAGGTTAGTCCGGCAGAATCTCCGGTTATTATAAAGGCTTTATACCGAAGCAAATTTGTGGCGGATAAAAAGGATATCAGGGCCTTATTGGAGGAATTCTGTAAAGCGTATATCCGTTATGCTGTTGAACTACTGCATATGCAAAAAATATTACCCAAAACAGAAATCCCGGCAACGTTAATTTACAATTCCGTACAAATAGAGCTTCTGGAAATAAGGGAAACTTTATTGTGCCTTTTTTCTTTATTATACGACCGGGAACAGATCAGAAAAGTGAGAACCGGACTCAATGCAAACCAGCGTTCGAGCATTGCCAATGCCATGGAAATTATTGAATTAACCGTAAGAAAGGATATCGGTAAATATTTCAATATCTTATATGAAGACGTGCCTCTTGACCGGAAATGTGATGATTTGAAATTCCTTAATGAAGATATTAATTACCAGCAGACCAACCAGGTTCTGAGGCGTATACTGTCGGAACAGCCGATTGCTTACCAGGACTGGACCAAAGCCTGTTCTATGTATATTAGCAAAAAATACCACCTGGATATTGACCGAAGGTTGCTGGATAAATTCCTGGTTGCTGATAATCTGATGCTTCAGGAAACTGCAATTTATGCACGGGCATAA
- a CDS encoding Crp/Fnr family transcriptional regulator, with protein sequence MNVSSSDRLLLVEKVLILKSLTIFKETPENILADLAPLMQQEDFEKNTLLFQEGEIGDCMFIIQSGEIRIHKGQTTLAVLREKEVFGELSLLDAETRSASATCQTDCVLFRIDQEPFYELIDSRPEVARGFIKMLCKRLRAQNEKSVATKS encoded by the coding sequence ATGAATGTGTCTTCTAGCGATAGGTTATTATTAGTTGAGAAAGTATTGATTCTCAAGTCATTAACTATTTTTAAGGAAACTCCTGAAAACATCCTTGCCGACCTTGCCCCACTGATGCAACAGGAGGATTTTGAGAAAAACACCTTATTGTTCCAGGAAGGTGAAATTGGTGACTGTATGTTCATCATCCAATCGGGTGAAATCAGGATCCATAAAGGACAAACCACCCTGGCCGTATTGCGGGAAAAAGAAGTTTTTGGCGAATTATCCCTTCTTGATGCGGAAACACGATCTGCCAGCGCAACCTGCCAGACGGATTGTGTTTTGTTCCGGATCGACCAGGAACCCTTTTATGAATTGATCGACTCCCGACCAGAAGTAGCTCGGGGATTCATCAAAATGCTTTGTAAAAGGCTACGTGCACAGAATGAAAAATCTGTTGCTACAAAAAGTTAG